One genomic window of Helicobacter canis includes the following:
- a CDS encoding SH3 domain-containing protein: MKSFLKAYTLPLLVLVLGGGIYYIVFSTSVQSRLGDSDAPKPKDSTIAKEPESTPPSINAQGEIYTTDNNILHLSSEPANLAQNDLPDREPSTQDPHSQDPLESSTQTPAHIDSTSSTSPAPETIPSPIQDISAQPNDKRPEAIYYSKAVSLNIRAIPKTSGRILGKLTLGQSVVVVEIQDEWAKLDSGGWVSLALLSPTQPSERLYVVLPNTLNIRQSPESSAPVVGALYKGQKVQVEMTQDEWAKINSGGWVSLRLIKAL; encoded by the coding sequence TTGAAATCTTTTTTGAAAGCCTACACGCTTCCGCTACTAGTTTTGGTGCTAGGTGGTGGGATCTACTATATCGTCTTTTCTACAAGTGTCCAATCTCGCCTAGGGGATAGCGATGCCCCTAAGCCCAAAGACTCTACCATAGCCAAAGAGCCAGAATCCACTCCGCCATCTATCAATGCACAAGGTGAGATCTACACCACTGATAACAATATCTTGCACCTATCTAGTGAGCCAGCAAACCTAGCCCAAAATGATCTCCCAGATCGCGAGCCTAGCACGCAAGATCCCCATTCGCAAGATCCGCTAGAATCTAGCACGCAAACTCCTGCCCATATAGATTCTACTAGCTCTACTTCTCCTGCGCCAGAGACTATCCCAAGCCCTATCCAAGACATTTCCGCCCAGCCCAATGACAAAAGACCTGAAGCCATCTACTACTCCAAAGCCGTAAGCCTTAATATCCGCGCGATCCCCAAAACCTCCGGGCGCATTCTAGGCAAGCTTACTTTGGGGCAGAGTGTCGTAGTCGTGGAGATCCAAGATGAGTGGGCAAAGCTTGATTCTGGTGGGTGGGTGAGCCTAGCACTACTCTCTCCCACACAGCCAAGCGAGCGACTCTATGTCGTCCTGCCCAACACCCTAAATATCCGCCAAAGTCCAGAATCCAGCGCACCTGTGGTAGGCGCACTCTACAAGGGGCAAAAGGTCCAAGTAGAGATGACCCAAGATGAATGGGCAAAGATTAATTCTGGTGGGTGGGTAAGCCTGCGACTTATCAAAGCTCTGTAA
- a CDS encoding shikimate dehydrogenase, whose translation MHYLCVFGNPIAHSLSPFLHNAILQAYNLPYLYGRFMLDSTQDLGRAFARLGLCGANITLPFKEHACQIAHSLSPLAKHIGAVNTLVRDQSDQLIGYNTDAPGFVMSLLLEGFTLGQEKSINGIEMQQLAPLIQGKEYGKERIESALILGAGGSAKAIACALQQCGIRTLVANRSSKHEAFFTQRQIPYCTFDELDCKNVDSSGRFDLLINATSSSISHALPLPESTLRPLLTQAKLAYDLMYGAPSPFIRLSQQCHTRHKDGADMLILQAISALRLFCPQLENTPRIYAIMRGIFPTLSA comes from the coding sequence ATGCACTATCTCTGTGTCTTTGGCAATCCTATCGCCCACTCTCTCTCGCCTTTTTTGCATAATGCAATCTTGCAAGCCTACAATCTCCCCTATCTCTATGGGCGATTTATGCTTGATAGCACGCAGGATCTAGGCAGGGCATTTGCTAGGCTAGGGCTTTGCGGGGCAAATATCACGTTACCTTTCAAAGAGCACGCCTGCCAGATCGCCCACTCTCTCTCGCCACTAGCCAAACACATTGGCGCAGTGAATACGCTCGTGCGCGATCAAAGCGACCAACTCATAGGCTACAACACCGATGCGCCCGGATTTGTTATGAGTCTTTTGCTAGAGGGATTTACACTAGGGCAAGAGAAGAGCATAAACGGGATAGAAATGCAACAGCTCGCCCCGCTTATACAGGGCAAAGAATATGGCAAGGAGAGAATAGAATCTGCACTGATTTTAGGGGCTGGCGGTAGTGCCAAAGCCATAGCTTGTGCCTTGCAGCAGTGTGGTATCCGCACCCTAGTGGCAAATCGCTCAAGCAAGCACGAAGCATTTTTCACACAAAGACAAATCCCTTACTGCACCTTTGATGAGCTAGATTGTAAAAATGTGGATTCTAGCGGGCGGTTTGATCTACTCATTAACGCCACCAGCTCTAGCATATCCCACGCCCTACCCCTACCAGAATCCACTCTGCGCCCCTTGCTCACACAAGCCAAGCTTGCCTATGATCTAATGTATGGCGCACCTTCGCCCTTTATACGCCTAAGCCAGCAATGCCACACAAGGCATAAAGATGGCGCGGATATGCTGATTTTACAAGCCATTAGCGCACTTAGACTTTTCTGCCCACAGCTTGAAAATACCCCTAGAATCTATGCGATTATGCGCGGTATTTTTCCTACCTTATCTGCGTAA